CAAGCCTGGCTATCTAGTCACTGATCACATCGTGCCTTTGAGAGTTGACAGAAGCAAGTGCTTAGACCATTACAACCTATGGGTGCTGTGCAAAGGCTGTCACTATTGGAAGACACAGCTTGAGGACAAGATATATAAATCACAATCACGAATAGAGAATCTTGACACTGCGACAAAATGGACACGAGAAAAAATATCAGCATGGATTCTCGCTCACAAAAAATAACGGGGGCCCCTATGTAGGTCGCAGGGGACCTCACACACCAGTGTCCATTTGCCGCAAAACCGATTTTTGAAAAATTTCGACTTTTTAGACTCGAACCCCAATAAACAGCGGTTTCTGATGCTGAAAGGAGGTGTGTTTTTTGCCTGAAAATCAACCAAAATTGACAGTATTGCACTCAAAAAGTTCAAATACCGTGACAGCTGATGACGATGATCTTAAGGAGATCCAGAACACACCGCCAGCTCATCTTGATGATGAAGCATCGCGTCTTTGGAAGGCGATTGTTCCAGAAATAAAGAAAATTGGCTATCTTAAAAAGATAGATCAGCCAGCGCTTGAATTGTATTGCCGTTATTACTCTATTTACATTAAATCTGAGCAGCTAATCGAAAAACAAGGGCTGTGGATTTATGACAACGACGATGTTGCGGTGAAGCGCTCTCCGGGAGCTGTTCAAATGGACTCTTGTGTGAAGAACATGAAGTCGTTAGGGCATGATTTAGGTCTTACATTTGACTCTGGACTACGCCAGATCACTGTTGAAGAACCAGAAAAGCCTAAGAAAAACAGTCCGTTGAAGGAGGTTGGCTTTGGTGCAGACGTTTGATTTTACCGGTGTGCAAGATATTCGCGGTTACGTAAAGCCGTACCAATCAGATTACCAAGGACTGTTTGATAAGTACCACGATCCAGGAACAAGATACGCTTATGATGTGATGTTCACCAATAAGTACATGACTGGTAGAGACGTTCAGCTGGCATGTATTCGGCACTTAAACGATTTGCTTAGAATTGGCAATGATGATTTCCCCTACCAATACAACTCAGACATGGTCAATGCAATTGAATACTTTTCGCGACTGCTGCCAAATCCAGACGACACCTCAAAGAAAATTCAACCATTCAAATGGCAATCATTCATTCTTGATAGCTTGATTGGTTGGCGGACCATTGACAACGGTACTCGATTCACAACTTCCAACATATCTATTGCTCGGCAGCAAGGCAAAACTTGGCTAGCATCAATTCTAATTAACTTTTATTACTTTGTAGTCTGCTGGAATGCGACATCACAGGACTTGCTAGTGGCCAGCTACGATAGCGAACATGCAACCAAGCTGTTCAATGACGTGTCTTTGCAGGCGAAGACAATTTTATCCTTGCCGGACTTTGCGGATGACGCTAGAGAACGAGGCGTGGAAGCTCAAACCACGCAAGTTATTGCCAAAAACACTAAGAATACGATCCGAAAAGGCACCTCACAGGGCGGTGGATTCGATAGTTTTCATAATGCAATCGCCGTTTATGATGAAATTGGTAACTTGAGGCCAGCGCTGAATGAGACCTTAAAGCAGATTACATCCGGCCAAAACGGTATTAAGAACCGAATGTTTGTCAAGATTTCAACAGCTTACCCTGATATCAAGGTCAAGTTTAAGAATGATGAAGACGTAACTAGGGCAGCCATTGAGCATGACGCCGTTCGAGACGCTGACAATGTATTCCAAGTAATTTATGCTCAGGACTCGGAGGATGAGGTATTTGAACCCGAAACATGGGCAAAATCTAATCCTAATCTGCTTGAACTGCAAAAGAGCAAACGTGACAACCTTCAAAAGGCACTTAATCAAGACCGCAACGACAACGAGCGTGAGGGAACACTTGAAACTTTCGTAAATAAGTCATTAAACCTGTGGAGCCGGCGCTTTCAGAACAGCTATTTGTCCCTAGACAACATTCAGCGCAGTATTATCGACCATTTTGATGTGAATGGACGTGATGTGTTCATCGGATTTGACGGGTCGCAGACCAATGACAATACGTCTTTCGGCTTCATTTATCCGTACACTGATCATGACAAACACATGTTCCATGTTCAGCAGCACAGCTTTATTCCCTTCGCACAGGCAAAAACCATTGAAGCCAAGTCGAAACAGGACGGATTAGATTACCTTAAATTGCAAGATGAAGGCTTCGTTGACATCACCAATCTTGCATCAGGCGTAATCAACACCGAACAGGTTTACCAGTGGTTGGTTGATTATGTTAATCAACATCGGCTCAAAGTAAAATTCATTATTGCAGATCCAAACCATGGCGAATGGCTAGAAAAGAAACTGGAACATTATCAGCCGCAGTGGCAATGGTTTCCTTTGCCTCCTACCTCGTTCAAGCTGAATGAACCTACCAAGGATTTTCAAAATCTGTTTATCAATGGGAATATCACAATGCTGAACGATCCGCTGCTGATTGATGGGCTGAACAACGCTGTGTTGGTAGAAGATCGCGGCGGTTCAGTCAAGATTGACCGTCAAAATCGCACGAGTGATCATATTGATACGACTGATGCGCTTATTAATGCCCATGCGCAGGCAAAGTTCTATTTTGAAAACTATCATGATGAGGGATATAACCCGTTGAATGATTTGGACACGCAGGGAAAACGTGACTTTTTCAAGGCAATGTTTGGAGGTGGTAAATAATGGCAAAGATTATTGGCAATTTGTTTAGCAATTGGGGCACAGTGATGATCTTCATCGCTGGCTTGGCACTGATTGCGGTGGCGGCATTCACCTTCAATGTTGTTATTGGTTATCTAGTCTCGGGCTTTGAGCTGTGTTTAGTTGCCTATATTCTGGACAAAGAAAGGGGGTGAAGTTAAATGGGACTTCTGACCCCTAGAAATTTCAACAAGCGTAAAGCCAAAAACATGGTTTATCCGAGTAATCCTGCTTTTTTCACGACCACGGTTGGCGGCATGCAGCTGTCTTATGTTTCAGCGCTATCTGCTCTGCAGAACACTAATGTTTATAGTGTGATCAACCGTATTGCTAGCGATGTTGCCTCGGCACACTTCAAAACTGAAAATACCGCAACATTGAACCGACTTGAGAGCCCTAGCAGCTTGATAGGCCGGTTTTCTTTTTGGCAAGGTGCGTTGATGCAGCTGTGTTTGTCAGGCAACGACTATATCCCGTTAGTTGGGCAGAATCTGGAGCATATTCCTAACTCTGACGTCCAAATTAACTATTTACCAGGCAATATGGGCATTGTTTATACGGTTTTGGAGAGCAATGATCGTCCTCAAATGGTGCTTAGGCAAGACCAAATGCTGCATTTTAGGCTCATGCCAGACCCACAATATCGGTATTTAATTGGTCGTTCGCCTTTAGAAAGCTTACAAAACGCCCTTAATTTGGACGATAAAGCCTCGAAAAGTAACATGAGCGCTATGGAAAACCAGATTAATCCTGCCGGAAAGCTTACAATCAGCAACTATTTAAGCGATGGTAAAGACTTAGAATCGGCACGTGAAGAGTTCGAGAAGGCAAATACCGGTGATAACTCCGGTCGCTTGATGGTTTTACCCGATGGGTTCGATTACACCCAGCTTGAAATGAAGACGGATGTATTTAAGGCCTTGGCTGACAATTCAGCATACTCTGCTGATCAAATCTCCAAGGCCTTTGGTGTACCCAGCGACATTTTGGGTGGTGGCACATCGACTGAAAGCCAACATTCCAACATTGACCAGATCAAGGCAACATATCTGGCGAACTTAAACTCATATGTTAATCCAATCGTGGATGAGTTGCGTTTGAAGATGAACGCGCCTGACCTCGAATTGGATATCAAAGATATGTTGGATGTTGATGATTCGGCACTTATCAACCAGGTATCAAATCTTGCTAAGTCTGGGGTGCTAGGTGCAGAACAGGCACAATTTATACTCACCAGATCTGGTTTTTTGCCAGATAACTTGCCGGAGTTCAAACCACTTACTACACAAGTGAAGGGAGGTGATGAAGGTGACAATTAAGATTAACGGTGCAATTACTAATGACGATGATGCTCCGATTTATCGCGATTGGTTTGGACAAGCAGTTGTTTCGCCGTCTGATGTGATTGGGTCTCTGCCAGCAGACGGCTCCGATGTCACGCTTGAAATTACATCAAATGGTGGTGAGGTAGATCCAGCAACGGAAATTTGCAATGCTTTGCGTAGCTATCAAGGAAATGTGACAGCAAAGGTGATGTCAAATGCGTATTCTGCTGCAACAATTGTTGCTATGGGTGCCAATAAAGTTCAGATGGCGCCCGGTGCTAAGATGATGATTCATCGAGCATCAAGTGATGCTAGTGGTAATTCGCACGAGATGGATGCGGCTTCTGGCATGCTGCAAACTACTGATAGCGCAATTGCAAGCCTGTACTCTGCAAAGACTGGGAAACCTGCCGATGACTTTTTAGCATTGATGGATAAAGAAACTTGGCTAGACGCTGATCAAGCAATTGAGCTTGGTCTTGCAGATGAAAAGCTAGACTTCGATACGCCAATTGTAAACGCTGTGGGTCCAATTATTCCACATCACGCAGTTCAACTAATTAAGAATATGAAAGATGAAAATGAAAAGCTACGTAGTCAACTTCCAAAGCAGAATGATCTGCTAAACCAGAAGCTGGCTATTTTTTATGACAAAAAGGAGGTCCAATAATGGACAAATTACAAACGCTTTTTAATGAAGTCAGTGCCAAGTGTGCCGACCTAAACGCTCAGCTAAACGCAAAATTACAAGATGAAAACGCATCTGTTGACGATTTTCAAAAGATCAAGGATGACTTGACCGCTGCCAAAGCGCGCCGGGACGCTATCAACGACCAGATCAAAGACCTTGAAGCTGAAAACAAGGCTAATTCTGATCCTGACAAGCCAGTGGATAACGCTCAACCGAATGGTACCGACTTAAAGAAAAAGCCAATTGACGCCAAGAAGAAAGCTATCAACGACTTTATCCATAGCCATGGCAAGGTGATTGATAATGCAGCTGGGCACGTCACTTCGACCGAAGCAGGCGTGCTGATTCCGGAAGAAATTATTTATGACCCTACCGCAGAAGTAAATTCGGTTGTGGATTTGTCCACCTTGGTTACCAAGACGCCGGTTACTACTCCTAAGGGCACATACCCGATTTTGAAGCGGGCGACTGATCGTTTTTCTAGTGTGGCAGAGCTGGCTGAGAATCCGGCGCTTGCTGAGCCT
Above is a window of Lacticaseibacillus casei DSM 20011 = JCM 1134 = ATCC 393 DNA encoding:
- a CDS encoding phage terminase small subunit P27 family gives rise to the protein MCFLPENQPKLTVLHSKSSNTVTADDDDLKEIQNTPPAHLDDEASRLWKAIVPEIKKIGYLKKIDQPALELYCRYYSIYIKSEQLIEKQGLWIYDNDDVAVKRSPGAVQMDSCVKNMKSLGHDLGLTFDSGLRQITVEEPEKPKKNSPLKEVGFGADV
- a CDS encoding terminase TerL endonuclease subunit: MQTFDFTGVQDIRGYVKPYQSDYQGLFDKYHDPGTRYAYDVMFTNKYMTGRDVQLACIRHLNDLLRIGNDDFPYQYNSDMVNAIEYFSRLLPNPDDTSKKIQPFKWQSFILDSLIGWRTIDNGTRFTTSNISIARQQGKTWLASILINFYYFVVCWNATSQDLLVASYDSEHATKLFNDVSLQAKTILSLPDFADDARERGVEAQTTQVIAKNTKNTIRKGTSQGGGFDSFHNAIAVYDEIGNLRPALNETLKQITSGQNGIKNRMFVKISTAYPDIKVKFKNDEDVTRAAIEHDAVRDADNVFQVIYAQDSEDEVFEPETWAKSNPNLLELQKSKRDNLQKALNQDRNDNEREGTLETFVNKSLNLWSRRFQNSYLSLDNIQRSIIDHFDVNGRDVFIGFDGSQTNDNTSFGFIYPYTDHDKHMFHVQQHSFIPFAQAKTIEAKSKQDGLDYLKLQDEGFVDITNLASGVINTEQVYQWLVDYVNQHRLKVKFIIADPNHGEWLEKKLEHYQPQWQWFPLPPTSFKLNEPTKDFQNLFINGNITMLNDPLLIDGLNNAVLVEDRGGSVKIDRQNRTSDHIDTTDALINAHAQAKFYFENYHDEGYNPLNDLDTQGKRDFFKAMFGGGK
- a CDS encoding phage portal protein, translated to MGLLTPRNFNKRKAKNMVYPSNPAFFTTTVGGMQLSYVSALSALQNTNVYSVINRIASDVASAHFKTENTATLNRLESPSSLIGRFSFWQGALMQLCLSGNDYIPLVGQNLEHIPNSDVQINYLPGNMGIVYTVLESNDRPQMVLRQDQMLHFRLMPDPQYRYLIGRSPLESLQNALNLDDKASKSNMSAMENQINPAGKLTISNYLSDGKDLESAREEFEKANTGDNSGRLMVLPDGFDYTQLEMKTDVFKALADNSAYSADQISKAFGVPSDILGGGTSTESQHSNIDQIKATYLANLNSYVNPIVDELRLKMNAPDLELDIKDMLDVDDSALINQVSNLAKSGVLGAEQAQFILTRSGFLPDNLPEFKPLTTQVKGGDEGDN
- a CDS encoding head maturation protease, ClpP-related; translation: MTIKINGAITNDDDAPIYRDWFGQAVVSPSDVIGSLPADGSDVTLEITSNGGEVDPATEICNALRSYQGNVTAKVMSNAYSAATIVAMGANKVQMAPGAKMMIHRASSDASGNSHEMDAASGMLQTTDSAIASLYSAKTGKPADDFLALMDKETWLDADQAIELGLADEKLDFDTPIVNAVGPIIPHHAVQLIKNMKDENEKLRSQLPKQNDLLNQKLAIFYDKKEVQ